One genomic region from Gossypium hirsutum isolate 1008001.06 chromosome D13, Gossypium_hirsutum_v2.1, whole genome shotgun sequence encodes:
- the LOC107918604 gene encoding proline-rich receptor-like protein kinase PERK2 — MASFNCLALAFLIALSFASIDVGVAARHLLQQPQPQSLPSFSNLPTPSRQSFPWPGALPPLPTTLPTGLPPLPSIPSVPTIPTAVPPIPFCFPPLPSFPNLPNPGALPPLPATLPRGLPPLPNIPSIPTAVPSIPFFSPPPSSSTP; from the coding sequence ATGGCCTCTTTCAATTGCCTTGCTTTAGCATTCTTGATTGCTTTGTCATTTGCAAGCATTGATGTTGGGGTAGCAGCTCGTCACCTTCTGCAGCAGCCTCAACCGCAAAGTTTACCATCTTTCTCTAATCTCCCAACGCCATCCCGACAATCATTCCCATGGCCTGGGGCGCTTCCTCCACTTCCTACCACATTGCCAACAGGACTACCCCCTCTGCCAAGCATTCCCTCAGTCCCCACAATCCCAACTGCTGTTCCCCCTATTCCTTTCTGTTTTCCACCATTGCCATCTTTCCCTAATCTCCCAAACCCTGGGGCGCTTCCTCCACTTCCAGCCACATTGCCAAGAGGACTGCCGCCTCTTCCAAACATTCCCTCAATCCCAACTGCAGTTCCCTCTATTCCTTTCTTTTCTCCACCACCTTCTAGTTCTACTCCTTGA